From the genome of Deltaproteobacteria bacterium:
GATGTGGCGAAACTGCGGGAAATCGCCGATCTCTCCCGGCGCTACGGCGCGTGGACGATGGTTGACGAGGCCCATGCGACCGGTGTTTTCGGCCGCTCCGGCCGGGGCCTGGTGGATCATCTGGGGCTGACGGGCAAAATCGACATCGTGATGGGGACACTGGGCAAGTCTCTGGGCGGATTCGGCGCCTTCGCCGCCGGAAGCCGCAGGCTCATCGATTTCCTCATCAACAAGTCACGGATGCTGATCTTCACGACAGCCCTGCCGCCAGCGGTCTGCGCGGGGGTGATCCGGGCGCTCGACATCCTCGAATCCGAGCCGGACCGGATCGCCCGGCTTCACCGGCTTTCGGCCCGCTACCGGGACCGGCTCGTGTCGGCGGGGCTGGACATCTGCGGTTCGGTAACTCCGATCGTGCCGGTCAGGATCGGCCCCGAGGACCGGACGCTCGCCATCGCCCAGGATCTCTGGAACGAGGGTTTCTTTTCCATCGCCATACGTCCGCCGACCGTCCCGCCCGGAACCTGCCGGATCCGCACGACCGTGATGGCGACCCATACGGAAGCCGATCTGGACCGCGCCGCCGCTGCGATTGCCACGGCCTGCCAGCGGCATGGAGTGATCCACTGACCCATGCCGGTGAGGAAACCGAAACGCCCCGCCCGGCGGCGTACCTCCCGGTCACGGGGATCACGGGCCCGCAGCCTCGCCGCCGCCGATCTCAGGAACATATGGCATCCCTTCACCCAGATGCAGGAATGGGAACTGGAAGAACCCCTGATCATCGAAAAGGGAAAAGGATCCTGGCTCTATGACGTCCGGGGAAACCGGTATCTGGATGGCGTTTCGTCACTCTGGTGCACCGTTCATGGCCACAACCATCCAGTCCTGAACCGTGCCCTCAACCGGCAGGCGGCCCGGGTTTCCCACTCGACGATGCTGGGGCTGTCGAACGTCCCGGCGGTGGAACTGGCTGAAAAGCTGGCCGCTCTGGCACCCGATGGCCTCAGCCGGGTCTTCTACTCTGATTCAGGCTCGACGGCCGTCGAAATCGCCCTCAAGATGGCTTTCCAGTATTCCCGCCTCACGCGGGGTGCCGGTACCCGCCGGACGAAGTTCCTCACCCTTACCAATGCCTATCACGGTGACACGATCGGATCGGTTTCGGCTGGCGGGATCGACCTCTTCCACGAAATATTCCGGCCACTCCTGTTTGAAACCCGGCGTATCCGGGGACCGTACAGGTTCCGGAATCCCTGGCCCGGAGAGGATCACGACCGCGCCGCCCTGCGCGAGCTGGAACAGGGCGTTGAAAAATACAGGGACGAACTGTGCGCGGTCGTGATCGAACCCCTGGTCCAGGGAGCCGCCGGCATGCTCCTCCAGCCCAAGGGCTACGTGAAACTGGTCCGCGAACTGTGCGACCGGCACGGGCTCCTTCTCATTCTGGATGAAGTGGCGACCGGATTCGGCCGTACCGGAACCATGTTCGCCTGCGAGCAGGAGAACGTCAGTCCCGATTTCCTGTGCCTCGCCAAGGGACTGACCGGCGGATACCTCCCGGTCGCCGCAACACTTACCACCGAAAAGGTCTACGATGCCTTCAAGGGACGGTTCGAGGAGTTCAAGAGCTTCTTTCACGGCCACACCTATACAGGCAATCCGCTCGGCTGCGCGGTGGCCTGCGCCTCCATTGATTTGTTCCGGACGGAAAAGACGCTGGAAAGACTCCAGCCCAAGATCGCCCAGCTCCGTAGACGTTTGGAATCCATCACATCCCATTCCCACGTGGGCGACATCCGTCAGTGCGGGTTCATGGCCGGTATCGAACTCATCCCGGACCGGAATCGTCCACAATTGGAGTACCCACCGGAGCTCCGGACCGGACATCGGGTCACCAGATTCGCCCGTAGCTGTGGCGTCATTACCCGGCCGCTCGGCAATACGCTGATTTTCATGCCGCCACTGTCGATCACGCCGAAAGAACTGGATAGACTCTGCGACGTTGTGTTCGATGGACTTGAGCACGTTACCGGAGAGATTGCCAGGCAGTGAGCGTGCAAACCTACTTCGTCACCGGGACTGATACAGGCGTTGGCAAGACATTCGTCACCTGCGGACTCATCTGGTACCTGCGGGATCAGGGCCTCAGTGTCGGCGCCCTGAAGCCGGTGGAAACGGGCTGCCAGGAACACCGGGGAGCACTGCTGGCCAACGACGCCTCGCTGCTGTCCGATGCCATCAAGTACAGCGGGCCGATCGACGACATCTGTCCCTACCGGTTCCGGCTTCCACTCTCTCCTGAGGCTGCGGCCGGATCAGAGGGAGTCAGGATCGATCTTAACCGCATACTTGATGCCCGGGCCCGCATGGGCGAGGGGAAAAAGGTAGTGATGGTGGAAGGGGCCGGCGGCCTGCTGGTCCCCCTCACCGACAAGCTGAATACGGCCGATCTTATCAGCCGGCTCAAGGCAAAAGTAATTCTGGTCGTGGCTTCAAAGATCGGCTGTATCAACCACACGCTGCTGACTCTGGAAGCCCTGGATCGCCGGGGGATCAAGACGGCGGGCATCATACTCAACCGGGTCAGTGCGGCCGATCCGGCCGCTGATCCGTCTCTGGAAACGAATCTGGAAGATGTCCGCCGCCGGACCAAGATTCCGGTACTGGGCGAAATTCCGCACCTCAGTGGTGATCTTGGTGCCTACCGCCGCCAGCACTATCTGGAAACTGTCCGCAAGGCACTGGACGAAAGCGCCCTCAAGCGTATATTCGGACTCTGAGGTTCCGAAGTGCCTTCAGCGGTTCTTCACAACTCCCTGTTCCAGCCACGCCTCATCGAGGAAATGGACCGGCAGGCTTCCCCGGCCCGGACCGTATATCCCGAAGGCGCGACTGACTGCCTGAGAATGCTCGGCTTTTCCGATCTGGAAACGGTGACAGACGCCGCATCCGCGAGCTCCCTTCGTTTCCAGGCGATCATCCGGTCCGGTGGCGACATTGTTGCCCTGGCAGCCGAAGCAGCCCCTGATGCCGATGAAGCACGGGTCAGGCAGATGGCGCTTGGCCGCGGGTTCCACCGGGAGCTGCCGTGGCTTCTCATCTTCTTCAAGAGCCGGCTGGAACTGTACTCGCTGGCCGCTCCGGATCCTGAACTCAACTACCTTATGGTGGACCGCCGCCATCTCGCCAGAGTGTCCGGTTTTCTGGGCGGGCATTGTGCTGAAAATGGAGGGCCCTGGGAGCGCGCCCTCCTGCCTGCGGCAAAATCGTCTGATCCGGCCACCCTTGACCACATCACTGGTGATGCTCCCCTGGAGCGGACACTGATTGCCGGGGAGTTCCTGGCGAGCGAAGTACGCTCCCTTTATTCCCGGACCCGGAAACTGGCGCTGAAATACGGACATCCCCTGCTGTTCGTGGTCGAGCGGCGCGAATTCCCTGACCGGTTCGAGGAAGCCGCCCTGCCCAGCAGCCCCATCCGGCCGCGCAGTCTGGCAGGCGAGATCCGGTTCCTCACCGGCGAACCGGGGCTTCATGCATTTGTGACGGAGCTGTCCCGTGATCCCGGCCTGCCCCGTCCGCGAGCGTTGCCAAATCCGCAGATCAGTTTCCTTGAGATCCACTTTGCCGAGCAGCTTCAGCTTCTCGGCAACGACCTCACGCTGCTTTCGATCGGGCCCACGGCGACCAACCGGGGAGCCAGGAACCGGCTGGAACTCGGCCTGAGCCGGTTCCGCGACGTTGCAAACCTATGGCTTTCCGTCCGGCTTGGTGCCCGGATCCGGCCCGGCGCCATTGCCAACCTGATCGACACGCTCGACGGCGAAACCGAAGACTTCCTCGCACGTGTGAGAGAAGTGCAGGTCCACATCGACCGGCTGCTGAAAAAATACCCGGTGGCACATATCGAACTGGAAGTGCCGGAGCTATATATCGAACGCGGGCGCCGGAGAGATGATCCGGGCTTTCATCTGATTGCGGCCATGCCGCCCTCACGCAAACCGGCACGGCAGGCCCTCGTACGGCTGGCCGGCACACCCGGCAGCCCAGCCCAGCCCACTGACGACGACCTAATGCTCGCCCTGCTCGACCGGCATGAGCCCATGCTTTCGGCGCATGGGCGGCTGATGGTCCGCGCCGCACAGCCGTCAGATGGGACGATCCGCAAGATCGAAGAGTTGCTGAACCTCAAACTGTACGAGGCGCCAGTGGCGGGCTGGTCTGAATTCAGGCGGCCGCCGGTCAGCCGATAAGCTGCACCAGGTCGACTGGCCGCTCGATGATGTAGTTGGCCCCGGATTTTTCCAGCTCTTCCCGTCCCCGGAAACCCCAGGCCGCTCCGACACTGACAACCCCTGCCGCCTGGGCCGTCTTCACGTCCGTGCTGCTGTCGCCCACCATGAACGTCGCCATGGGGGCGATGTTGCGTGGAGCGAGGATTTTCCGGAGCATTTCCGGATCAGGCTTGGGCTTTGCGACCGTATCGCCACATTCGATCTGGATGAACTCGCCTTCCACCCTGAGCGCCTTCAGTATCTTGTCCGTAAACCGCTTGGGCTTGTTCGTCGCCACCGCCTTGGGGATACCCGCACAGGCATGGAGAAGCGTGTCCATTCCGGAATAAAGCCGCGTATGGCGGGTGCAGCTTTCTTCGTAATACCCAAGAAATACCCTGACCGCCTCGTCGAGATCGATCGTAACTCCGGCGGGGAGCGCCCGCTCCACGAGCTTCCGGGCGCCGTCGCCCACATACCGGGCGATCTCGGGAACCGGCTTCGGGGGAAATCCGAATACCGAAAGAGTGTGGTTGGCGGCATCGGCGAGATCGACACTGGAATCAACCAGCGTCCCGTCCAGGTCGAAAACAATCAGGTGACAACGGGGCAAGTTTCCCTCCTGGGGCCGGGCCACCTACAAACCGTGCAGGAGGCGATCCGATGGCGGGCAAGGAATACCGGGACCACCCCGACCGAATCAAATGGGATTCGAAATACGGATCGAACCCTGATCTGTTCGGCCGCGGGCCGTCGGACTGGCTGCTCCACTGCTATCCAACGATCGAAAGGCTCATTAGCCTTCCAGCCACTGCCCTCGACATCGGCGCCGGACCGGGCCGGAACTCACTGGCCCTCGCCCGCCGCGGTTTCGACGTCACAGCGCTGGACATCTCCGGTGTCGCACTGGAGCGTCTCGGGAAGCTCGCAGAGGCAGAGCGGCTGGACATCACGACCGTGAGAACGAGTGCCTACGACTGGGACTGGGCGCCGGCTGTGTTCAGCCTTGTCATCGATTTCTTTTATCTGGAGCGGCCCCTCATTCCGAAGATCGCCGGGACCGTGGTTCCCGGCGGGCTCATCTGCTTTGAGACCTACACAACCGGCCAGCTTGATGCACCCGTTAGCCCCAAATGTCCGCGGGAGTTCCTGCTGGAACCGGGAGAACTCCCCACACTTTTCGATGGCTTCGAAACCCTGGAAAGCCGTGAGGGGCCGCTACCGGACGGTCGCGTCACCGCCGCCTGGCTGGGCCGGAGAGTCCGATAATCCGCCGCCCGACTGCCTTGATGGCCTTTTTCGCTGTTTCAGCGGCCGTCAGGTTTTCATAGTCGTTGCGCCCAGCCACCCAGGCGAACACCTTTTCCAGTATCCGGGGTTCATAAAAACCCGCGGCAAGTCCAACCGGGTGCAGCGGCGAATACAGCATGTCGGCAAAAAACCGGTTGCGCTTCAGTTCGATTCCAAGCCCGGAGCTGTTCACTGCCCGTTCATATCCCCGCAGGGTCACGTCCCCGTCCTGTCCCAGCTTCCGGCAAATATGCTCCGCCGCCAGTTGTCCCCACCAGATCGCCTGGCGGATCCCTTCGGCCACCAGCGGATCAGAACCGGCGGCATCACCCACCAGCAGAACTCCGGGCGCCGAATACCGGGAGTGTCCGGCGGCAAACTCCCGGAAAGACCAGTGGTGGACCTGTTTTGGCGACACGTCATATCCATACCGGCTGGCCGTCCGAATGCAGTAGTCCCGAAGCGGGACCGGAGAACGCCCATGCCGCGAATACACGCCGATCTTGGCCACAGGGTTTCCGGCAGTGTCACGTTCGGGGAACAGCCACGAGTAGCCGTTCACGCCGTCATGGATGGCCGTAAAATCGAACCGAAGGGTGTCTGGCGGAGCGGCTTTCAGTGGGGCTTCCACCTGCACAAGCTGGGAAAGCCCCCGTGATACCGGCTCAACAAACGTCCGCCGCACGATACTCCCCACACCGTCTGCCCCAACGATCACTTTCGCCTGGATTGTGGCACCGGACGTGGTTTCGATACTGAACCCTCCCGGCTTCCCGGATATGGCCCTGACGGGCGAGTGCTCCCTGATGTCGATGCCATGCCCGCGGGCCGAACGGACAAGCCAGTGGTCCAGGGCGGACCGTTCGAACACGAACACCATCTCCGGCTCGCTGAGCGTGATCTGCCGTTGCCGGAATCGTATATCGACATGCCCGGCCCGGACGGCCTCGACCGGTGCCTTGTGCAGGTCAAGCCCGAGCGCATTGAAGAGAGGGACCGCACGGCCCAAAACACCGCCGCCGCATAGCTTGGGCCGGGGGTGAACCGACTTTTCAAGAACAACGACGGAAAGCTGTGGCGCGAGCCGCTTGAGCGAGATCGCCGTGGACATGCCGGCAGGACCGCTTCCCACCACGGCGACATCCACGCCCTGGGCGGTGGTCACCCGCTGCTCCGGATCCGCTGCCGGGCATGCAAAACCAGCAGTTCCGGAATGGACTGGATCGGGAGTATTTCATCCACGACGCCAGCCTCGATAGCCGACTTGGGCATCCCGTAGACGACGCACGTTTCCCGGTTTTGTGCGACGTTGTAACCGCCGGCTTCCCGGATCCGTTTCATCCCCCATGTTCCATCGCTTCCCATGCCGGTCAGCACGACGCCGATGGCTGCCGGACCGAACACTTCGGCCACTGTGGAAAAAAGCACATCCGCCGATGGCTTGAGGAGCGATTCCGCCGGATTTTCGGTCAGACGGATGCAGAACTGGTTCGGCCGGTCCTGCAAGGGGGCCACAATCGTATGAATACCTCCGGGAGCGACATAGGCGACACCCGGCCTCAGCGGCATGCCGTCTTCCGCTTCACGGACCATGAGCGGGACCGTCCGGTCCAGATCCGCCGCAAATGACCGGGTGAACTTGGCCGGCATGTGCTGGACAATGACCACCGGAAGTTCAAAATCTTCTGGCAGTCCGCCCAGGAGATGCTGAAGCGCCTGAACACCGCCCGTCGAAGACCCGACCGCGACGATTTTTACCGGCGGAAATTCTGCCGGTACCGGCCGGATTCCACTCGCTGGCAGCACCGGCGGCCGCGATGATGCGGGGACCGGTCCCGAAACCGAGATCGTCCCCGGTGTGGCCGGTTTGTACCGCCGGGGCTCGACGGTACGTTCCAGCAGGGGTCGGGGCTGTGCTCGTGCGGCGATCTTGACCTTCCTGATCAACGCTTCCGAAATGGTGTGGATATCTACGGATACGACCCCAGACGGCTTTTCGATGAAATCGACGGCCCCAAGCCGAAGGGCCTCAACCGTCACTGCCGCGCCCTGCGACGTATAGGCGCTCACCATCAGGACCGGTACCGGATGGACGCGCATGATCTGTTCCAGCGTCTCGATGCCGGACATGCCCTCCATTTCGATATCGAGAGTAACGACGTCCGGCTCCAGGTTCCTGACCAGCTCAACCGCCTCGTAACCGTCGCGGGCCGTGGCGATTACCTGTATTCCTGGATCCCGTGAGATCAGGTTGGATATGGCCCGGCGCATGAAATTGGAATCATCGACGATGATGACCTTGATCGGCTCATTCGATGGCGCTGACCCCATGCCGCATTCGCCCCGGTTACAATATCTGCCGCATCATCAGTAGCCGCACCAGTCGAGCAGGTCATCGAGTGAGCCCAGTTCCAGGGCATAGCCCGCACTTTCAACGAGCACCCCTTCCACATCGCCACGAACCAGCAGAAGCGCCTCGTCCGATGGAAGGCGGGAAAAATCGCTTTGGGACCAGCGGACATACCGGTTGCTCAGATCGGCATGGTCGGCGGCATAGACCCTCCCAAAGTCGTTGCGGTGTCCTTCCATCACCAGGCAGTGGGCATGGCCTTTCACGGCGAAAATGACGCGAAAATCGAGATCCTCACGGTCGGTTTCGCCAGCGATCTGCTTCTTGACGACCCAGGGAAGCAGCGAGAGATCAATCTTCCGGACTTCCGGTGCCTTGGCCGACGTCGCGGCCGGTTTCTCCTGAACGGGCTCAATCGGCGCCGGTTTTGCCTTTGAAATGGCCGGCTCATCGCTAAGCCAGCTTGCCGCGGCCGGCACGGCAATATCAGCCGGGTCCGGTTCCCGCGCATGAGATTTCGGTACAGGCGGCGCCACAGGCTTCCCGTCCTCCTTCGGCGGAGGAGGTGGCGGTGCCACCATCGGGGCCAGTCCGTGCGGTTCCTTCAGGTCGATTGACTCGGCGCCCTTGCCGAGCGTGCCGCGCTTTTTAGCCATGTTTCCACCTCCAGGGCGAGCGCCCGGTAGTCCCGGGAACCATTTCCATTAGGGTCATACTCGAATATCGATAGCTCGTGCGATGGAGCCTCCTTGAGCCGCACAGTCGGACGGATAACCGACTGGAATACCCTGCCCGGGTAAGACTGTTCCAGCCGTTCGCGGACACTGGAGCTCAATCCGGCACGCCCATCATACTGGGTGAGAACGAAACCGAGGATCTCCAGCCGCGGGTTCACTTCCCGGACTTCCTCGATACGGGCCAAAAGCTGCGTGATGCCGATCAGCGAGTAGAACCCGATATCCACCGGCACGATCAGCCGGTCGGCCGCCGCCAGCGCATTCTGGGTGAGAAGCCCGGTGCTCGGGGGACAATCAATAACGATATAGTCATAGTCACCAGAAGCCCGGCCGAGCAGCGTGGAGAGGCGAAACAGAGACGTGTACCCGGGCGGCCATTCGCGCTCGGCTCGTGCGAGCTGGGGCGAACCGCACAAAAGGTGGAGATTGCCCTTCTTGTAGAGGCCGTATTCGATGCCAAGATCGGGCCGCTCGAACAGGCTCCAGAGCGTTACCGGAGCTGCTGCAACCGGTAGGCCGAATGAATAGCTGGCATTGGCCTGCGGATCGCAGTCGACGAGCAAGACCCGCGAGCCGTTCATAGCCCAGCAGGCGGCCAGACTTGTGGCGGTGGTTGTCTTGCCGCAACCGCCCTTCTGATTGGCTATAGCCAGCGTGATGCCCACGATATCAAGGCGCTCCGTCGGCCATCAAAGGCGGCAACCGGCCGCCTACAGCCGGAAGTCGCCGACGACCTTTCTCAGGTGTTCAGCCAGATCGAACAGGTTCTGAACCGTATTGGACTGCTCCTCGGCCTGATTGGAGACATCCTTCGCCGAGCGGGATATCTGGTCCACAGCATTGGCCACCTCATCGGAAACACTGCTCTGTTGCCGTGCGGCATCTGCCATGGCGTTAATCATTTCTGACACGTTCGTATTGGCACCGATGATTTCATGGAGCACCGCTTCCGTGCGCCCGGCCATCTCGGTTCCCTTGGTGACTTCCTTGGTAGCTTCCTGCATCACTGTCACGGCCCGGTCCGTATCCCGAAGTATCTCCTCGATGATGGCAGTAATCTGTGCCGTCGAATCGGTGGATTTTTCCGCAAGTTTTCGTACTTCGCTGGCGACCACTTCGAAGCCGCGCCCATGCTCGCCGGCGCGGGCGGCTTCGATGGCGGCATTCAGGGCCAGAAGGTTGGTCTGCGAGGATATTTCCTTGATGACATCGATGATCTGACCGATCTGCTGCGACCGCTCGCCCAGCGCACGGATGCTTTCGGCCGAACTGGTAACAATCTGTTCGACACGGGTGATGCCCTGGCGTGTTTCCTGAACCGCCTGGCCTCCACGGGAAGCGGAGCTGGAAGCCTTGGCACTGACTTCCTGCGAGCGGCTGGCATTCTCCGAGACAAGCTGGACCGAGGAGGCCATTTCCTCGATGGCGACGGCCATCTCCTTGGTCTTGAGGAACTGGTTCTCCGATGCCTGGGCCACGGCCCGCATGCCGACCAGGAACTGGTTCGCGGCCTGCGCCAGTTCATCGGTCTTGCGGTTCAGCCCGGAAAACACGTTCTTCAGGTTGACCGACATCTTGTCGAATGAATCGGTCAGTTCCCGGAGTTCCTGTATTTCCAGTGCCGAATTGTACTGGACTTTCTGGCGCAGATCACCATTCGATATGTTGTTGGCAGCCTGGGAAAGCTCCCGGATCGGCTGGGCAATCAGGGCCTGAAGCCCCATGATTACCAGAACAACCAGAACGACTCCTGCGAATGCCATGCCCAGAAACACCTTGTTCATGGCACCGGATACCTGCTCTTCGACGATCTCCGCCGGCATGCCAAGCATCACAACACCGGTCGCGCTCTGGAGCACCTGGTCCATGATTGGCGCGGTCACGACGTTGAATACGCCCTGCCCCTGCACCGGAATGGTGAACTTCTCCGGTTTTTCGATCCGTTCACCAAGTCTTGCGGTCTGTGCGAAATCATCTGCATGCGTGACAAGCTCGCCACCGCGGTAAAGCACCTTTCCCTGTATGTCGGCGACCAGCCAGATCTTGACCTCGCTGTGCTCTGCCACGATAGGCGGCAGTATCTGGTCGATCTGCTGGAGATCACCCAGCGTCAGGAGCCCCAGTTTCAGCAAACCTTCGACATTCAGCTTGGCATTGGTCACGAGAACCTGAATCTTCTCGAAATAACGGTCTTCAAGCGTTTGAGTCACCGAATTGCGGACAACGAGAAAGCCCACCAGCGACATGAACATGATGACGATGGGCGGTCCGATCAGTACATATCCGATTCGAAAAGAGCGTTTCACGTCTTCACACCACCCGTTTGAACGATTTCACAAGTTTGCCCTCATCAAGCACCCTGACTTCCCGGTCGGCAAGTTCGAGTTGCAGTTCCCTGCCGGCATAGGTCTTGCCAACGAAAAAGGAACGATCCTCGGCCGTAATCCTGCCGTTGTCCGTTACCGTGGCTTTCAGGTTCCGGGCCGGACCTGCCGGACGCGGCGCCGGCGTCCTGGGTGCAACAGCCGGCTTTGCAGGCGAAGTGGCAACTGCAGATGCCCCCGACGGAGATGCAGATGGAGCAGCCTTTGCTGGCACCTCGGCGCTCGATTCACTCAGAACATCTTTCTCTTGCGGCGAGAATATCCGGTCCAGGTTCAGGATTGTGATCAGGCGACTGGCGATCTCGCAGACGCCTTCAAGAAAATCGGCCTCCAGCCCCGCGACAAGCGCCGGAGGCGGCTCAATATGGTCTGCATTGATCTTGATAACCTCGAACACCATATCGACTTCGATGCCAACGAAGAAATCATCCATTTCGAGAACGATCAGCCGGGTGTCGTCGGTCCGGCCCTGGACCGGCAGATCGAACCGCTTGCGGAGATCGACAACCGGAATGATATCGCCTCGAAGACTGATAATGCCCTCGACAAATTGCGGCGTCTTGGGCAGCGGTGCCACTTCGTACTTGGCTATGATTTCCTTCACCCGGAGCACCGGGACGGCGAATTTTTCCTTGCCGAGGGCGAACGTCACGAACTTGACGATATTTTCGACCGCCTTCTCGCTCTCCCGTTCCTGCCTGATAAAACCCATATCCCTGACGGCTACCTCGCCCCTGCACCCTGTTCTTCGGCTGCGTGTCCCCCGACATCACTGGACCGGACCAGCAGCGGGACATCGATAATCAGTACCACTTCACCGGTCCCCAGAATGCTCGCGCCCGCGATACCGGCGGCGGGCTGCTCCAGGCTTCCGATGTATGGTCCGAGGGGCTTGAGCACAGTCTCTTCCTTGCCAAGAAGCTCCGAGACAATGACACCAACCCGCCGGTTGTAAACCCGGAGGATAATGACGTTCAGGATATCGGGCAATTCGGCCAGTGCCTTTTGGCCGAACAGTTCCCCCAGGGTCGTGATGGATACGGCGTGATGGCGCAGCATCATCACCTGCTGGCCCTTGACCCGTTCCAGTTCCGACTTCCGGACCCGGACCGTCTCGTCCACGTAGTTGAGGGGTATCCCAAATGTCTGTTTCCCGTATTTCACCAGGAATATCTGCAGGATAGCCAGGGTAAGCGGAAGCTTCAGCCGGAATAACGTACCCTCGCCGGGCGTCGACAGCACCTCCACGTTTCCGCCAAG
Proteins encoded in this window:
- a CDS encoding chemotaxis response regulator protein-glutamate methylesterase — translated: MGSAPSNEPIKVIIVDDSNFMRRAISNLISRDPGIQVIATARDGYEAVELVRNLEPDVVTLDIEMEGMSGIETLEQIMRVHPVPVLMVSAYTSQGAAVTVEALRLGAVDFIEKPSGVVSVDIHTISEALIRKVKIAARAQPRPLLERTVEPRRYKPATPGTISVSGPVPASSRPPVLPASGIRPVPAEFPPVKIVAVGSSTGGVQALQHLLGGLPEDFELPVVIVQHMPAKFTRSFAADLDRTVPLMVREAEDGMPLRPGVAYVAPGGIHTIVAPLQDRPNQFCIRLTENPAESLLKPSADVLFSTVAEVFGPAAIGVVLTGMGSDGTWGMKRIREAGGYNVAQNRETCVVYGMPKSAIEAGVVDEILPIQSIPELLVLHARQRIRSSG
- the bioD gene encoding dethiobiotin synthase, with the protein product MSVQTYFVTGTDTGVGKTFVTCGLIWYLRDQGLSVGALKPVETGCQEHRGALLANDASLLSDAIKYSGPIDDICPYRFRLPLSPEAAAGSEGVRIDLNRILDARARMGEGKKVVMVEGAGGLLVPLTDKLNTADLISRLKAKVILVVASKIGCINHTLLTLEALDRRGIKTAGIILNRVSAADPAADPSLETNLEDVRRRTKIPVLGEIPHLSGDLGAYRRQHYLETVRKALDESALKRIFGL
- the bioF gene encoding 8-amino-7-oxononanoate synthase gives rise to the protein MTPPRPTQIPAEKTGSFEDYLETELDRVRAENRWRFFRPVTGSQGPTVQAAGRELLMLASNNYLGLAGDPRISEAIGEALRTDGTGSGASRHISGSMDRHQELEERLAAFKGTEAAVLYNTGYMANVGIISSLLGPGDAVFSDELNHASIIDGCRLSGAEKEIYRHSDMNDLERRLKKTAARHKLIVTDAVFSMDGDVAKLREIADLSRRYGAWTMVDEAHATGVFGRSGRGLVDHLGLTGKIDIVMGTLGKSLGGFGAFAAGSRRLIDFLINKSRMLIFTTALPPAVCAGVIRALDILESEPDRIARLHRLSARYRDRLVSAGLDICGSVTPIVPVRIGPEDRTLAIAQDLWNEGFFSIAIRPPTVPPGTCRIRTTVMATHTEADLDRAAAAIATACQRHGVIH
- a CDS encoding ParA family protein; this encodes MGITLAIANQKGGCGKTTTATSLAACWAMNGSRVLLVDCDPQANASYSFGLPVAAAPVTLWSLFERPDLGIEYGLYKKGNLHLLCGSPQLARAEREWPPGYTSLFRLSTLLGRASGDYDYIVIDCPPSTGLLTQNALAAADRLIVPVDIGFYSLIGITQLLARIEEVREVNPRLEILGFVLTQYDGRAGLSSSVRERLEQSYPGRVFQSVIRPTVRLKEAPSHELSIFEYDPNGNGSRDYRALALEVETWLKSAARSARAPSQST
- the bioA gene encoding adenosylmethionine--8-amino-7-oxononanoate transaminase translates to MPVRKPKRPARRRTSRSRGSRARSLAAADLRNIWHPFTQMQEWELEEPLIIEKGKGSWLYDVRGNRYLDGVSSLWCTVHGHNHPVLNRALNRQAARVSHSTMLGLSNVPAVELAEKLAALAPDGLSRVFYSDSGSTAVEIALKMAFQYSRLTRGAGTRRTKFLTLTNAYHGDTIGSVSAGGIDLFHEIFRPLLFETRRIRGPYRFRNPWPGEDHDRAALRELEQGVEKYRDELCAVVIEPLVQGAAGMLLQPKGYVKLVRELCDRHGLLLILDEVATGFGRTGTMFACEQENVSPDFLCLAKGLTGGYLPVAATLTTEKVYDAFKGRFEEFKSFFHGHTYTGNPLGCAVACASIDLFRTEKTLERLQPKIAQLRRRLESITSHSHVGDIRQCGFMAGIELIPDRNRPQLEYPPELRTGHRVTRFARSCGVITRPLGNTLIFMPPLSITPKELDRLCDVVFDGLEHVTGEIARQ
- a CDS encoding HAD-IA family hydrolase, whose amino-acid sequence is MPRCHLIVFDLDGTLVDSSVDLADAANHTLSVFGFPPKPVPEIARYVGDGARKLVERALPAGVTIDLDEAVRVFLGYYEESCTRHTRLYSGMDTLLHACAGIPKAVATNKPKRFTDKILKALRVEGEFIQIECGDTVAKPKPDPEMLRKILAPRNIAPMATFMVGDSSTDVKTAQAAGVVSVGAAWGFRGREELEKSGANYIIERPVDLVQLIG
- a CDS encoding FAD-dependent monooxygenase — its product is MTTAQGVDVAVVGSGPAGMSTAISLKRLAPQLSVVVLEKSVHPRPKLCGGGVLGRAVPLFNALGLDLHKAPVEAVRAGHVDIRFRQRQITLSEPEMVFVFERSALDHWLVRSARGHGIDIREHSPVRAISGKPGGFSIETTSGATIQAKVIVGADGVGSIVRRTFVEPVSRGLSQLVQVEAPLKAAPPDTLRFDFTAIHDGVNGYSWLFPERDTAGNPVAKIGVYSRHGRSPVPLRDYCIRTASRYGYDVSPKQVHHWSFREFAAGHSRYSAPGVLLVGDAAGSDPLVAEGIRQAIWWGQLAAEHICRKLGQDGDVTLRGYERAVNSSGLGIELKRNRFFADMLYSPLHPVGLAAGFYEPRILEKVFAWVAGRNDYENLTAAETAKKAIKAVGRRIIGLSGPARRR
- a CDS encoding methyltransferase domain-containing protein yields the protein MAGKEYRDHPDRIKWDSKYGSNPDLFGRGPSDWLLHCYPTIERLISLPATALDIGAGPGRNSLALARRGFDVTALDISGVALERLGKLAEAERLDITTVRTSAYDWDWAPAVFSLVIDFFYLERPLIPKIAGTVVPGGLICFETYTTGQLDAPVSPKCPREFLLEPGELPTLFDGFETLESREGPLPDGRVTAAWLGRRVR
- a CDS encoding HAMP domain-containing protein codes for the protein MKRSFRIGYVLIGPPIVIMFMSLVGFLVVRNSVTQTLEDRYFEKIQVLVTNAKLNVEGLLKLGLLTLGDLQQIDQILPPIVAEHSEVKIWLVADIQGKVLYRGGELVTHADDFAQTARLGERIEKPEKFTIPVQGQGVFNVVTAPIMDQVLQSATGVVMLGMPAEIVEEQVSGAMNKVFLGMAFAGVVLVVLVIMGLQALIAQPIRELSQAANNISNGDLRQKVQYNSALEIQELRELTDSFDKMSVNLKNVFSGLNRKTDELAQAANQFLVGMRAVAQASENQFLKTKEMAVAIEEMASSVQLVSENASRSQEVSAKASSSASRGGQAVQETRQGITRVEQIVTSSAESIRALGERSQQIGQIIDVIKEISSQTNLLALNAAIEAARAGEHGRGFEVVASEVRKLAEKSTDSTAQITAIIEEILRDTDRAVTVMQEATKEVTKGTEMAGRTEAVLHEIIGANTNVSEMINAMADAARQQSSVSDEVANAVDQISRSAKDVSNQAEEQSNTVQNLFDLAEHLRKVVGDFRL